The sequence AGCGAGATGATTTCCCTTTCTCAAAATCCAGGATATAGCACAAGCCTACCCAACGTACCCACTATAATACTGTCCAACATCACGTGGACATTCAGTGTAGGTGCCAGCGGTAGCTATGCGACATTCCCAAATGCTTTTGAGGACATATCACCAGCCAGCATATACTTACCGAGTTTATCCACGGAAAGCTATGCGGCATTTCCGGTAGACTTTGAGAATAATGCAGTAACCTCCTGGGTATACTGTGCCCACTTTACTTACCAGACCATTTGGGTTAATGCCTGGTGGGTTATCGATGTTGTACCTTCATCAAGCAGTACTGTGGATCTTTCAAACACAGCCGCATACTGGAACCTTGCAAATGCACCACCTAGCTCTTACGTAAGTGGAGTATCGTCAGGCATAGTTTATACACCATGCACATATTCATAGTATGTCCCAAGTGAACCAACCCGTCAAATACATGAGCGATAATTAGGCCCCGTGATTATTATTAATCATACCCCGGAGGCATCCTTATAATTCATTAATTCCGCGGAGAAGGCCAGGGCCCAGGTTAGGTTTGGGTATACTATCATCCTCTCCATCCCGCCTGGGCCTAGGCCTAGGTACATGTGCATTATGTATAGTATTAGGGCTATGAGGCCAATAGTGCCTAGTATTGGCCATAGTACTCTCCCTGGGCTTCTTGATATCTTTATCGTTGGGTATGATGATATTGATGCAAATAGGAAGGCTATTAATGCGAAGATTAGGTGGAATGGGTGAACGGTCTCTGGGAATATGCCAACGCCCATTGCGCCAATGCCCGTTAGGGCTATCGTTACTGCAAAGACCTTACTAAGTTTCCATGTGAGTATTGCCGCGA is a genomic window of Vulcanisaeta souniana JCM 11219 containing:
- a CDS encoding DUF998 domain-containing protein, giving the protein MTTNRLSTAGLLIFIGVAEFLLLMLTAEALYPGYSVSRNYISDLGVGPTAVIFNSSIIIMGLLLIIAAILTWKLSKVFAVTIALTGIGAMGVGIFPETVHPFHLIFALIAFLFASISSYPTIKISRSPGRVLWPILGTIGLIALILYIMHMYLGLGPGGMERMIVYPNLTWALAFSAELMNYKDASGV